In the genome of Pontibacter actiniarum, the window TACGCAATGCTGCAGCAGTGCATCATCTGTGTCGCCGTCTATGTCGCCAAAGTCAAACAGGCCCCTGCCCAAGGGAGTAAGCACCATGCCTGTCTCGGTGTTTACGGTGCGGATGGCGCTGGCTTCGGCATCGGCTACATAGAGCACCGGCCCGTTGTTGGCCAGGCCGCTGGGTTGGTTAAACGCGGCTTCGCGGAGGGGGCCGTCGGTGAGGGCCTCGCGGCCACTGCCGGCAAAGCGGTACACACTTTCCGTTTCCAGGTCCATGCGCAGAATCTGGTGGTTGCCAGCGTTGGCGATAAACATGCTGTTTCCGTAGATGAGCAGGTCCCAGGGGCTGTTGGGGTTTACAGGCTCGTCCAGCTTGTCATCCAGGAAATAGTAGCCCAGTTCACCAGTGCCAGCGGCCGTTTCCACCGTTTTATGTTCAAGGTTAACTTTGCGGATGGCGTTATTTTTGGCGTCGGCTATGTATAGTATACTTCCGTGCAGGGCCAAGCCGTGAGGCTCGTAAAAAGTAGCTGCTGTATAGCTGCCGTTCCCAAAGCCTTGCTCGCCGCTGCCGATCACTTCCAGCACCTGGCCTTGCTGGTCTAGCTTTAAAATGCGGTTGTGGCCGCTGTCGGAGAGGTAAATGTTGCCTTCTGCGTCGCAGATCAGCTTGGACGGGAAGTGTAGTGTCGTCTGTGCCGGTTGCTCCACGTGGAAATGAACC includes:
- a CDS encoding thioredoxin-like domain-containing protein, coding for MLTGRVNAPEINTEYGWLNTDRSWSIKDFEGKIVLLDFWTFGCINCQHIVPDLKRLEEEFSDMLVVVGVHSAKFDAEKQNETIRQAIRKFGIEHPVVNDADYKIWDQYGVRAWPTIVLIDPNGKVIGQHAGEGVYDTVQPYIRKLQEEFKEVLHHEPVHFHVEQPAQTTLHFPSKLICDAEGNIYLSDSGHNRILKLDQQGQVLEVIGSGEQGFGNGSYTAATFYEPHGLALHGSILYIADAKNNAIRKVNLEHKTVETAAGTGELGYYFLDDKLDEPVNPNSPWDLLIYGNSMFIANAGNHQILRMDLETESVYRFAGSGREALTDGPLREAAFNQPSGLANNGPVLYVADAEASAIRTVNTETGMVLTPLGRGLFDFGDIDGDTDDALLQHCVGVENIDSDVYIADTYNGKIKVLDLQRRRVRTLTDGLHEPNDLMFLNGQLWVTSTNSHQLFTVDITTGEKQEVVVRL